The Ascaphus truei isolate aAscTru1 chromosome 3, aAscTru1.hap1, whole genome shotgun sequence genome includes a region encoding these proteins:
- the ACVR1B gene encoding activin receptor type-1B translates to MAELPAFLIINLFLAGAGPCLADAIRCVCSNCIHSNYTCVTDGACMVSIANLNGMEHHVRACIPSAELIPAGKPFYCLSSEDILNTHCCYTDYCNNVDLLVPSGHTKEEETSPGWGPVELVAVIAIPVFLLCVILIVVVLFHCHQRVYHNRQRLDLEDPSCEMYLAKDKTLPDLVYDLSTSGSGSGLPLFVQRTVARTIVLQEIIGKGRFGEVWRGKWRGGDVAVKIFSSREERSWFREAEIYQTVMLRHENILGFIAADNKDNGTWTQLWLVSDYHEHGSLFDYLNRYTVTIEGMIKLSLSAASGLAHLHMEIVGTQGKPGIAHRDLKSKNILVKKNGMCAIADLGLAVRHDSVTDTIDIAPNQRVGTKRYMAPEVLDETINMKHFDSFKCADIYALGLVYWEIARRGSAGGFHEEYQLPYYDLVPSDPSIEEMRKVVCDQKLRPNIPNWWQSYEALRVMGKMMQECWYANGAARLTALRIKKTLSQLSIQEDVKI, encoded by the exons CGATAAGATGTGTGTGTTCGAACTGCATCCATTCAAACTACACATGTGTGACAGACGGGGCCTGCATGGTCTCCATTGCTAACCTAAATGGGATGGAGCATCATGTGCGAGCTTGTATTCCTTCTGCGGAGCTGATACCTGCCGGCAAACCGTTTTACTGTCTTAGTTCAGAGGACATACTCAACACCCATTGCTGTTACACGGACTACTGCAATAACGTTGACCTTTTGGTGCCAAGCG GGCACACAAAGGAGGAGGAGACATCGCCTGGCTGGGGTCCGGTGGAGCTGGTAGCCGTAATTGCGATCCCCGTGTTCCTCCTCTGTGTTATCCTGATCGTGGTGGTCTTGTTCCACTGTCACCAGCGCGTTTATCACAACCGCCAGAGGCTCGACTTGGAGGATCCGTCGTGCGAAATGTATCTGGCGAAAGATAAAACTCTTCCAGATTTGGTCTATGATCTCTCCACGTCTGGCTCTGGCTCAG GGTTGCCACTTTTTGTCCAGCGAACCGTGGCGAGAACAATTGTCCTGCAGGAGATCATCGGGAAAGGGCGCTTTGGCGAAGTGTGGCGCGGGAAGTGGCGTGGGGGGGATGTAGCGGTCAAGATATTTTCCTCCCGGGAAGAGCGGTCGTGGTTCAGAGAGGCTGAAATCTACCAGACTGTGATGCTGCGTCACGAGAACATCTTGGGATTTATTGCTGCGGACAACAaag ACAATGGGACGTGGACTCAGCTGTGGCTTGTTTCAGACTATCATGAGCATGGCTCACTGTTTGACTATCTCAATCGATACACGGTTACCATTGAAGGCATGATCAAACTTTCTCTGTCGGCAGCTAGTGGTCTTGCCCATCTGCATATGGAGATTGTTGGAACTCAGG GAAAGCCTGGAATTGCTCATCGAGACCTAAAGTCCAAGAACATTCTGGTGAAGAAGAATGGCATGTGCGCCATCGCCGACTTGGGACTTGCTGTGCGTCATGACTCTGTCACCGACACGATTGATATTGCTCCAAACCAGAGAGTCGGAACCAAGCG GTACATGGCTCCTGAAGTCTTGGATGAGACCATAAACATGAAACATTTCGACTCCTTTAAATGTGCCGATATTTATGCTCTGGGATTAGTTTACTGGGAAATTGCTCGTAGGGGAAGTGCAGGAG GTTTCCATGAGGAATATCAGCTTCCCTATTACGACCTTGTACCTTCAGATCCTTCTATTGAGGAAATGAGAAAAGTAGTGTGTGACCAGAAGTTGCGGCCGAACATACCGAATTGGTGGCAAAGTTATGAG GCTCTTCGAGTGATGGGGAAGATGATGCAGGAGTGCTGGTATGCTAATGGGGCAGCCCGGTTGACAGCTCTGCGCATTAAAAAAACACTGTCACAGCTCAGCATACAGGAGGATGTGAAGATCTGA